One Littorina saxatilis isolate snail1 linkage group LG14, US_GU_Lsax_2.0, whole genome shotgun sequence genomic region harbors:
- the LOC138947762 gene encoding uncharacterized protein — protein MARKGYKDVVVYIDDFLIVAPTYDTCNAALHCLIRLLRKLGFLISWKKVVGPTQKITFLGVDIDMRASTLSLGKDKLNKLEERLRQFQHRKRATKLQLQSITGLLNWACQAVRGGKIFLRRILDLIAPLQQQSHKVRLTSGFKGDLSWWLTYLRVFNGTVFFNEQTNVRVHVDACNQAAGAFCQGDWLYTVFHCDLPAAEKLHINYKEVCAVFQAVKQWAPLWRGRTVIVQTDSTVTKGIINKGRSRNAFVNRLLRQMFWICAKHDCVVRAISVSGSINIVADTVSRLHERDNIAKLFVLLSNWWHGKGG, from the coding sequence ATGGCCAGGAAAGGTTACAAAGATGTGGTAGTTTACATAGATGATTTCTTGATAGTAGCCCCTACGTACGACACGTGCAACGCAGCGCTGCATTGTCTGATTAGGTTGTTGCGTAAGTTAGGGTTCCTTATTAGCTGGAAAAAAGTGGTGGGGCCAACCCAGAAAATCACCTTTCTGGGGGTGGACATCGACATGCGGGCGAGCACCTTGTCCTTGGGTAAAGACAAACTCAACAAACTGGAAGAGCGGCTTCGGCAGTTTCAGCATAGAAAGCGGGCAACGAAACTCCAATTGCAGAGCATAACTGGGCTTCTTAATTGGGCGTGCCAGGCAGTGCGAGGAGGAAAAATTTTTCTTCGCCGTATTCTGGACTTAATCGCCCCGCTGCAGCAGCAAAGCCACAAGGTCAGATTGACCtcaggctttaaaggcgatCTCTCGTGGTGGCTTACTTATCTACGAGTTTTCAACGGAACTGTGTTTTTCAACGAGCAAACAAATGTGCGCGTACACGTGGACGCTTGTAATCAAGCAGCGGGTGCATTCTGCCAAGGGGATTGGCTCTATACTGTGTTTCACTGCGATCTGCCAGCAGCGGAAAAGCTGCATATAAATTATAAAGAGGTGTGTGCAGTTTTTCAGGCAGTGAAGCAGTGGGCCCCCTTGTGGAGAGGCAGAACGGTAATAGTGCAAACTGATAGTACCGTCACAAAAGGCATTATCAACAAGGGACGTTCGCGAAATGCGTTTGTGAACAGGCTTCTCAGGCAAATGTTTTGGATATGTGCGAAACATGACTGTGTTGTGCGGGCTATTTCTGTGTCAGGAAGCATCAATATTGTGGCTGATACTGTGTCTCGGTTGCATGAACGAGACAACATAGCtaagttgtttgtgttgttgtctaaTTGGTGGCATGGTAAAGGTGGATAA